In the genome of Vicia villosa cultivar HV-30 ecotype Madison, WI linkage group LG7, Vvil1.0, whole genome shotgun sequence, one region contains:
- the LOC131618159 gene encoding uncharacterized protein LOC131618159, which yields MSSSSNGCRPHHHCPHCPLRRHCHHCPLHNNSPSHFSSHTFTSPPLQSQNLPPLAQIVQEPERIVFDGVEEDDEPVFVMTDEWREFFAKSEARRKLEKKQAKKGKK from the exons ATGTCTTCTTCTTCGAATGGTTGCCGCCCTCATCACCACTGCCCACACTGCCCCCTCCGCCGTCACTGCCACCACTGCCCTCTCCACAACAACAGCCCTTCTCACTTCTCCTCCCACACTTTCACTTCTCCTCCTCTTCAATCCCAAAACCTCCCTCCTCTTGCTCA AATTGTACAAGAGCCGGAGCGTATTGTGTTTGATGGTGTTGAAGAGGATGATGAACCGGTTTTTGTTATGACCGATGAATGGAGAGAGTTCTTTGCAAAATCTGAAGCTAGGAGGAAACTAG AGAAGAAGCAGGCCAAGAAAGGGAAAAAGTAA